The nucleotide sequence GCTGAACTTGTCGATTTGATCAAACATGCCGCAACGAACCCAAAAGAAGCCCTTGCAACTCTTTCTATAGAGTCAGGCAACGATCCTTCTCATGTCTTGCATGACTGGATAGCAGACGTGACTGGAAGGCCAGTGCCGGAATATCAATTAGACAAAGATATTGCATCAAATATACACGATGACGACGAAGAGCATTTAATCCAAAAATTTTCAAGCAAATTGCAAATGATGGGCCTTAGCAAAGACGAACTTGAAAAAACAGCTAAGAGGCTTATCGGAGAATTGAAAGCGTCATCAAACCCTGACGTGGAATCATCTGACGGTGACAACCATGCTGAAAACAACTACGAATATTCCATCAAAACTCCTGAGATCATATTAAACTTAGAAAAGAAATGGGAGAATGTTTTTTCACTCGACAAGCCTTTTGGAACAAACAATAAATCGTTCTCGTCAGAGGACCCTTGGGAGCCAAGTATAGCAAAAGAATGGCTGCTGTTTCTCGGAAAAAACCCAGCGGCCTTTGACAGCTTGGCAATACTGGATGACATTGCAACAGCACTGTTTTCAAACGACTATTTCAATGACGAGTCTTTTTTAAAGAAAATGATTTTGCCAATCCTAGATCGTTCGTTCGCAATTGTAAACAATATCAAACTTGAAGACAAAGAAACACTGCCATGGGGATTCATGGGAAACCGTCCAGCCCTACGTTCACTCGCGAGGCTGGTCACAGTATCCTCTATGCTCGACAAGGATAAACGACTTGAGAAAGTTGTAGATATTTATCTCAGGCTTAATCCAAATGACAATCACGGAATGAGAATGTTCAAAATCAATGGATTATTAATTAGAAACAATAATGAAGAAGCTTTTATTTTTTCAAGAAATTATCCTGAAGATTTTGATTTAAATATTTTACTTGGAAGAGCTTTGGCGTTGTTTAGATTGGGAAATATTGAAAACGCCAGCGAAGCGGTCAAAGCCTCCATCGAAGTTTGCCCAAAATGCATCCATTACCTTGCAGCGAAGAACATAAAACAGCCAAAGTTATCTCCTGGCCTGATCTCAATAAGGGGTGCGGACGCCGCTTGGTTTTATCGTTTTGCAATGCGTGATGCATGGCTCGAAACAAATGGAGCCATGGAATGGCTACAAAAGAATTTTGGAAATCCTAAGAAAGAGAAAGCGCGACAACCCGAGCAACTCAAGCTGGTATAAAGCTAAACGGCTAAATCAACAGAAAACGAGCCTTGGGGATATGGATGTTTTTCAATACCTC is from Solidesulfovibrio magneticus RS-1 and encodes:
- a CDS encoding SEC-C domain-containing protein, with product MANDMNSLESIFSEKIIFDAVKAIVRTKDKDAYLKWLSENIKHYLPEDFDFTDDERQSLNEVATVLGRIIWNATPLPWNKFRPQPLPTPGRNEKCFCGSGKKYKQCCGDSINKLPQIDPQIIWPILVSVIPSKELKEALLNSPIPINAILVVADRYVKDGLPQKTISLLQPFFKDEIKGHGEEFDYALHLLCNAYDDLDKYRSKHNLLKKIVETAPRSPLRSSAWQRLAAIRIDKGDTAGAWEAFKNAMKDSPDSVDLSHLELQLLAVEGKWSQVQERANFWLKKFKNLPKEAQVDYAELVDLIKHAATNPKEALATLSIESGNDPSHVLHDWIADVTGRPVPEYQLDKDIASNIHDDDEEHLIQKFSSKLQMMGLSKDELEKTAKRLIGELKASSNPDVESSDGDNHAENNYEYSIKTPEIILNLEKKWENVFSLDKPFGTNNKSFSSEDPWEPSIAKEWLLFLGKNPAAFDSLAILDDIATALFSNDYFNDESFLKKMILPILDRSFAIVNNIKLEDKETLPWGFMGNRPALRSLARLVTVSSMLDKDKRLEKVVDIYLRLNPNDNHGMRMFKINGLLIRNNNEEAFIFSRNYPEDFDLNILLGRALALFRLGNIENASEAVKASIEVCPKCIHYLAAKNIKQPKLSPGLISIRGADAAWFYRFAMRDAWLETNGAMEWLQKNFGNPKKEKARQPEQLKLV